A stretch of the Nakaseomyces glabratus chromosome L, complete sequence genome encodes the following:
- the TOM70 gene encoding protein channel TOM70 (CAGL0L04048g~Ortholog(s) have mitochondrion targeting sequence binding, protein channel activity and role in protein import into mitochondrial inner membrane, protein import into mitochondrial matrix) yields the protein MSSDSNTVGFWVKNKKAVVASVATVSAVVAAYFYYKQVQELKKSLDDGNDVGTASSKVEYKYLMINDEPDIELMKLAETAEKNEYASELKKRGNAYFKVKDYENAINYYKFALQLKNDPVFYSNMAACYISLEHNKEAIEACSKALELNPDYSKVLLKRAAVYENIGKFADALLDLTAVSLNGDYNDATIQPIVERVLNKQAMMALKDHLEASEKNKVLPSYTSMAAFFGVFDAETDIPGHDATEESDKILSDALTHLYSQTKEGYDRCDSEFTKATELYKAKLENDRTNSVTNEKAAIAFEHTAILSFLKNDPLTARELVDEAIKLHPRPKSYIYLGLLMADKGLDEEYYSNFQKAIDLDPNMAAIYYHRGQMNFIIQKYEKAGEDFDKAKECDPTNIFPYIQLACMSYREGHFDDCETLFSEARRKFPDAPEVPNFFAEILSDKGEIEKAAAEYDKAIELESKSENIHVGIAPLVGKATTLLKYPTVENFIEADDLFEQANNEDPRSEKAKMGLAQCKLQQEDLDDAIRLFEEAAILCRTLDEKLQATTFAEATKVQMRVRADERLQAKTMKALDEIRRNGGQGF from the coding sequence ATGAGTTCTGACAGTAACACCGTTGGGTTTTGGgtaaaaaataagaaagcAGTGGTCGCATCTGTTGCTACCGTTTCTGCCGTTGTGGCGGCTTATTTCTATTATAAGCAAGTACAGGAGCTGAAGAAATCATTGGATGATGGCAATGATGTTGGTACAGCATCATCTAAAGTCGAGTACAAGTATCTTATGATAAATGATGAGCCAGATATTGAGTTGATGAAATTAGCAGAGACTGCCGAAAAGAATGAATATGCTTCTGAATTAAAAAAGAGAGGTAATGCCTATTTTAAGGTCAAGGATTATGAAAACGCTATAAACTACTATAAGTTTGCTCTCCAGTTGAAAAACGATCCTGTTTTCTACTCAAATATGGCAGCTTGTTATATATCATTAGAGCATAATAAAGAAGCTATTGAGGCATGTAGCAAGGCTTTGGAACTCAACCCTGACTACTCTAAAGTTCTCTTGAAGAGAGCCGCAGTCTATGAAAATATCGGGAAGTTCGCTGACGCTTTGTTGGATTTAACTGCAGTGTCGCTAAATGGTGATTACAATGATGCTACCATACAACCTATTGTCGAACGTGTTTTGAATAAGCAAGCAATGATGGCATTGAAGGATCACCTTGAAGCTTCTGAAAAGAACAAAGTGCTACCTTCATACACATCCATGGCTGCCTTTTTCGGTGTATTCGATGCGGAAACTGATATTCCAGGACATGATGCTACTGAAGAGTCGGACAAAATATTATCGGACGCCTTGACACATTTATATAGTCAAACAAAAGAAGGATATGACAGATGCGACAGTGAATTTACAAAAGCAACTGAATTGTATAAAGCAAAACTTGAGAATGACAGAACAAATAGTGTTACTAATGAAAAGGCTGCTATTGCTTTTGAACATACTGCTATCCTGAGCTTTTTGAAAAACGATCCTTTAACTGCAAGAGAATTGGTTGATGAAGCAATCAAGTTGCATCCAAGACCAAAATCTTATATCTACCTTGGATTGTTAATGGCTGACAAGGGCTTGGATGAAGAATACTATAGTAACTTCCAGAAAGCTATAGATCTAGATCCAAATATGGCAGCTATCTATTATCATCGCGGTCAAATGAATTTCATAATTCAAAAGTATGAAAAGGCTGGGGAAGACTTCGACAAGGCTAAGGAATGTGATCCAACCAATATTTTTCCTTACATCCAATTAGCTTGTATGTCTTATCGTGAAGGACATTTTGATGATTGTGAAACACTCTTCAGTGAAGCTAGAAGAAAATTCCCTGATGCACCAGAAGTCCCTAATTTCTTTGCTGAGATTCTCTCCGATAAGGGAGAAATCGAGAAGGCGGCTGCTGAATATGACAAGGCAATTGAACTAGAAAGTAAATCAGAAAACATTCATGTCGGTATAGCACCATTGGTTGGTAAGGCCACCACATTACTGAAATATCCTACAGTGGAGAACTTCATTGAAGCTGACGATCTATTTGAACAAGCTAACAATGAAGACCCACGTTCCGAAAAGGCGAAGATGGGCCTAGCTCAATGCAAATTACAACAAGAAGACTTAGATGATGCTATTCGTCtgtttgaagaagctgctATATTATGTAGAACATTGGATGAGAAGCTCCAGGCAACTACTTTTGCTGAAGCTACCAAAGTTCAAATGAGAGTTAGGGCGGATGAAAGGTTACAAGCCAAAACCATGAAAGCTTTGGATGAAATTCGTCGTAATGGTGGACAAGGATTTTGA
- the MRP35 gene encoding mitochondrial 54S ribosomal protein bL35m MRP35 (CAGL0L04070g~Ortholog(s) have structural constituent of ribosome activity and mitochondrial large ribosomal subunit localization) has protein sequence MTLFNNAITACTSRLLSMKTMGVSSFGMVFCRTLMKTHRGALKRWRQTSTGFKRGIAGRKHGNIGWSHRSLKSLTGRTDAHPTQMKRLRRLMPYK, from the coding sequence ATGACTCTATTCAATAATGCTATAACAGCGTGCACATCTCGATTGTTGAGTATGAAAACTATGGGGGTATCTTCTTTTGGAATGGTATTTTGCAGAACGCTGATGAAGACTCATAGGGGTGCTTTAAAAAGATGGCGTCAAACTAGTACTGGTTTCAAGAGGGGTATTGCAGGTAGAAAGCATGGTAATATTGGGTGGTCACATCGGTCTTTAAAAAGTCTTACAGGTAGAACTGATGCTCATCCTACACAAATGAAACGTTTGAGAAGGCTAATGCCTTATAAATAA
- the NAF1 gene encoding RNA-binding snoRNP assembly protein (CAGL0L04114g~Ortholog(s) have RNA binding activity, role in box H/ACA snoRNP assembly and nucleoplasm localization): MSEDLFTKALQNPDEKVDGHLSDDIRIESKSENITKLEEKLDNATEQENDNVSVEESPTFNSKLHENDHGLETEQSDEKTENTEVTLNKDETTISSTNRGEIEQNITSSAEKPTEDQQQEVSDHSQEDSNSNLNEDSDTSSLDSSSSQSSSSSSDEEDINVDVENESDLEDNGTSAPIVSKNEVLEDQTADLPESYVIDEKTNISSIGTVKSVLDNNLIITADISGEKRVLEEGSIFCLEDRTPLGVLREVFGPLQAPFYRVGVSESYKKNNDLKSLIGIKVFIVLKDVHWIDTFQIKMIKGTDASNMFDEELPEEEQEFSDDEKEAMYKKQKKQKKRKPEKTGRADTNDSNTKKVRSDNFPVVQKMRPPIGMSRPKNYTSRSSREKTKILDYDDGNASIRSHAVDQSKGVQVSQLQPSINLPSTSSYIPPNDGNFHNPSGFPTGNPTGFIPNMPQNQFIPPVFPYPTNFNPQYSQYNAPPMQGSFPNFQPQPMSSQGMYPPPTNNGYPYLPNMPFNGQQQFQNQQQIMQQNPQSYQSSQQAYQLHQLLMQQQQSPHHTEQNQGQSNSPTNQGNQSFFHQ; this comes from the coding sequence AAGCTCGAAGAAAAGCTTGATAATGCAACCGAACAAGAGAATGATAATGTAAGCGTGGAGGAGTCTCCAACTTTCAACAGCAAACTACATGAGAATGATCATGGACTGGAAACGGAACAGTCGGATGAGAAAACAGAGAATACAGAGGTCACTCTCAATAAAGACGAAACAACAATAAGTAGTACTAACAGGGGTGAAATAGAACAGAATATTACATCATCTGCTGAGAAACCTACTGAAgatcaacaacaagaagTAAGCGATCATTCTCAAGAAGACTCAAACTCAAATTTGAACGAAGACTCTGACACCTCAAGTTTAGACTCGTCATCATCAcaatcatcatcatcatcatctgatgaagaagacatAAACGTAGATGTTGAGAATGAGTCTGACCTTGAAGATAATGGCACATCTGCCCCAATTGTTTCCAAAAATGAAGTTTTGGAAGATCAGACTGCCGATCTACCAGAATCTTATGTGATCGATGAAAAAACTAACATTTCATCCATAGGTACCGTAAAATCAGTTCTAGACAATAACCTAATTATAACAGCAGATATATCAGGCGAAAAGCGTGTTTTAGAGGAAGGTTCAATTTTTTGCTTAGAAGATAGGACCCCATTGGGCGTTTTAAGAGAAGTATTTGGCCCACTACAAGCTCCTTTTTATAGAGTTGGTGTGTCTGAATCGtacaagaaaaacaatgaTTTAAAGTCTCTAATAGGAATAAAAGTTTTTATTGTCCTGAAAGATGTTCATTGGATAGACActtttcaaatcaaaatgaTTAAAGGAACCGATGCTTCAAATATGTTTGATGAGGAGTTgccagaagaagaacaagagtTTTCTGATGATGAGAAGGAAGCAATGTataagaagcaaaagaaacaaaagaaaagaaaaccagAAAAGACAGGAAGAGCCGACACAAATGACAGTAATACTAAAAAAGTTAGGAGCGATAATTTCCCTGTTGTTCAGAAAATGAGACCACCTATTGGTATGTCTAGGCCAAAGAATTATACCTCAAGAAGCTCAAGAGAGAAGACGAAAATATTGGATTATGATGACGGCAATGCCTCAATTAGATCTCACGCAGTTGATCAAAGCAAGGGTGTGCAGGTGTCGCAGCTTCAACCTTCGATCAATCTACCAAGCACTTCTTCTTATATCCCTCCAAATGATGGAAACTTTCACAATCCATCCGGTTTTCCAACTGGAAATCCAACTGGATTTATACCAAACATGCCCCAAAATCAATTTATACCTCCAGTATTTCCATACCCAACCAACTTCAACCCTCAATACAGTCAATATAATGCTCCACCAATGCAGGGTTCATTTCCCAATTTTCAACCACAACCAATGTCTTCTCAAGGCATGTATCCTCCACCAACAAACAATGGCTACCCTTATCTACCAAACATGCCTTTCAATGGCCAGCAACAATTCCAAAACCAGCAACAAATAATGCAGCAAAACCCGCAGTCATATCAATCCTCACAACAAGCATATCAATTACACCAACTTTTAatgcaacagcaacagtCACCTCATCACACAGAACAAAATCAGGGACAATCAAACAGCCCTACAAATCAAGGCAATCAATCATTCTTTCATCAGTAA
- the NMA111 gene encoding Nma111p (CAGL0L04092g~Ortholog(s) have serine-type peptidase activity, role in apoptotic process, cellular lipid metabolic process, cellular response to heat, protein catabolic process and nucleus localization) yields MTIMNEGKKRSHSSSSDDHLAKRQYVEHGNECIMADEDIDTAIFEDGIKNNMQWQDTISKVVKAVVSIHFAQVAPFDCDPALVSEATGFVVDSELGIILTNRHVVGAGPFVGYVVFDNHEECDVIPIYRDPVHDFGFLKFDPKKIKYTKIHALELKPSLAKVGSEIRVVGNDAGEKLSILAGFISRIDRNAPDYGELTYNDFNTEYIQAAASASGGSSGSPVVNVDGYAVALQAGGSTEASTDFFLPLDRILRALKCIQADQPITRGTIQTQWLLKPYDECKRLGLTPEHESTSRALFPDRIGLLVAETILREGPSDGKIKEGDILIAINGQRISTFIQVDDILDSNVGNNVEFTVQRGGTDINVTCTIGDLHAITPSKYVEVCGATFNELSYQMARFYALPIRGVFLSSASGSFNFDNKEKIGWIVDSVNYQDTPNLDAFVEVMKTIPDKSRVTVRYHHLTDQHSPNVTSIYIDRHWCSEFRIYERNDKTGIWDYTNVADPISEEPLKPHTAKFIPIPSTNPEIAKLSSSLCMVHTVAAIPIDSLSAETLKTSGLIIDAEQGYVIVSRRAVPHDCLDVFVTIADSIVIPATIEFLHPMQNYAIVKYDPNLVKAPVVTPKLSNRRMKRGESAQFIGYTHNNRLITSETSVTDISSVSIPSNLIPRYRATNLEAISIDSNISPRCNFGIMTDQDGTVRALWLSFLGERQENKEKVYLMGLDIMDCKNVINILKSGKKPQVHIIDAGFGSISILHARIRGVPEEWIQKMEAESNNRLQFITVSRVSYTEETVKLQTGDVILSVNDKLVTEMDQLSGIVHASDENIDSHVLHFKVVRDGKIVDLDMKTVQVDETDQIVIFAGCILQKPHHAVRQAMSDIPKGVYCTFRGESSPAIQYGISATNFITHVNEIPTPDLDKFLEVVRQIPDNTYCKIRMMTFDNVPFAISLKTNYHYFPTAELKKNKDTGKWIEKEYNNSQEIPK; encoded by the coding sequence ATGACTATTATGAACGAGGGCAAGAAACGAAGCCATTCCTCCAGTTCAGATGACCATTTAGCTAAAAGACAATACGTTGAGCATGGAAATGAATGTATAATGGCTGATGAAGATATAGACACGGCTATCTTTGAAGATGGAataaagaacaatatgCAGTGGCAAGATACTATCTCTAAAGTTGTCAAAGCTGTTGTATCCATTCACTTTGCTCAAGTGGCGCCGTTCGATTGCGATCCCGCACTTGTGTCTGAGGCAACGGGCTTTGTTGTTGACTCAGAGTTAGGTATTATTTTGACAAATAGACATGTTGTTGGAGCTGGTCCATTTGTGGGCTATGTAGTTTTTGATAATCATGAAGAATGTGACGTTATTCCTATTTACAGAGACCCTGTGCACGATTTTGGTTTCCTGAAATTTGATCCTAAGAAGATTAAATACACCAAAATACATGCCCTTGAATTAAAACCATCTTTGGCCAAAGTTGGTTCAGAAATCAGAGTTGTTGGTAATGATGCTGGTGAGAAGCTAAGTATTTTAGCTGGTTTCATTAGCAGAATTGATAGAAATGCACCAGATTATGGTGAACTAACTTATAATGATTTCAACACAGAATATATTCAAGCTGCTGCTTCTGCTTCTGGTGGGTCTAGTGGTTCCCCTGTCGTTAATGTTGATGGTTATGCCGTTGCACTACAAGCCGGAGGGTCTACTGAGGCTTCAACTGACTTCTTTCTTCCGCTGGATAGAATCCTCCGTGCTCTTAAATGTATACAAGCCGATCAACCTATCACTAGGGGTACTATTCAAACTCAATGGTTATTGAAACCATATGATGAATGTAAGAGATTGGGTCTGACACCTGAACACGAGTCTACGTCTAGGGCTTTATTCCCTGATAGAATTGGATTATTAGTGGCAGAAACTATTTTAAGAGAGGGTCCATCGGATGGCAAAATTAAAGAAGGTGATATTTTAATTGCTATAAATGGCCAGAGAATATCCACATTTATTCAAGTTGATGATATTCTAGACTCAAATGTTGGTAACAACGTTGAGTTTACTGTTCAAAGAGGCGGTACTGACATCAATGTGACTTGTACAATTGGCGATTTACATGCCATCACACCATCAAAATATGTCGAAGTATGTGGCGCTACTTTCAATGAGTTGTCTTATCAAATGGCAAGATTCTATGCTCTACCAATCAGAGGTGTATTTTTGAGTAGTGCCTCAGGATCAtttaattttgataataaagaaaagatagGCTGGATTGTAGACTCAGTAAACTATCAAGACACACCAAATCTTGACGCATTTGTTGAAGTTATGAAAACAATCCCTGATAAATCAAGAGTGACTGTGAGATATCACCATTTGACTGATCAACACTCTCCTAATGTTACTTCTATCTATATTGATCGTCACTGGTGTAGTGAGTTCAGAATATATGAGCGTAATGATAAAACTGGTATTTGGGACTACACTAATGTTGCTGATCCTATTTCTGAAGAACCTTTGAAACCACACACAGCCAAATTTATACCAATACCTTCCACTAATCCTGAAATTGCCAAACTTTCCAGCTCCTTATGTATGGTTCATACTGTTGCAGCTATTCCAATTGATTCCCTTTCTGCCGAAACTTTAAAAACCTCAGGTTTAATTATTGATGCCGAACAGGGTTATGTAATTGTTTCTAGAAGAGCAGTTCCACATGATTGTTTAGATGTATTTGTCACTATTGCGGATTCTATCGTCATACCAGCTACCATTGAATTTCTACACCCAATGCAAAACTATGCTATTGTGAAATACGATCCAAATCTAGTAAAGGCACCAGTGGTAACTCCAAAGCTTTCGAATAGAAGGATGAAAAGGGGCGAAAGCGCACAATTTATTGGTTATACACATAATAATAGATTGATAACCTCTGAAACATCTGTGACGGATATTTCCTCCGTCAGTATTCCAAGTAACTTAATACCAAGATATAGAGCTACCAACCTAGAAGCTATTTCTATTGATAGTAACATTAGCCCTAGATGCAATTTTGGTATTATGACAGATCAAGATGGTACAGTCAGAGCTCTATGGCTATCCTTCCTCGGCGAAAGAcaagaaaacaaagaaaaggtATATTTGATGGGGCTAGATATCATGGATTGTAAGAATGTtatcaatatattaaagTCAGGGAAGAAACCTCAAGTTCATATAATTGATGCTGGTTTTGGGTCTATCTCTATATTGCATGCCAGAATTAGAGGTGTTCCTGAGGAATGGATCCAAAAAATGGAAGCCGAGTCTAATAATAGACTCCAGTTCATTACCGTCTCCAGAGTTTCATACACCGAAGAAACAGTTAAATTACAGACAGGTGATGTTATATTATCTGTTAATGATAAACTTGTTACTGAAATGGATCAGTTATCAGGTATCGTTCATGCTTCTGATGAAAATATCGACTCCCATGTCTTACATTTCAAGGTTGTCAGAGATGGTAAAATAGTCGATTTAGACATGAAAACAGTTCAAGTAGATGAGACTGACCAGATTGTTATCTTTGCTGGTTGTATACTTCAAAAGCCTCATCATGCGGTAAGACAAGCTATGTCTGACATTCCAAAGGGGGTGTATTGTACATTTAGGGGAGAATCTTCACCAGCCATTCAGTATGGTATATCAGCCACTAATTTCATTACTCATGTTAATGAAATCCCAACTCCTGACcttgataaatttttaGAGGTAGTACGCCAAATACCCGATAACACATACTGTAAGATCCGGATGATGACCTTTGATAATGTGCCTTTTGCTATTTCactaaaaacaaattacCATTACTTCCCAACCGctgaattgaagaagaataaggACACAGGAAAATGGATTGAGaaagaatataataacTCCCAAGAGATCCCCAAATAA